The following are from one region of the Staphylococcus schleiferi genome:
- a CDS encoding TetR/AcrR family transcriptional regulator, which produces MAKRSDAIKNEQLIMKTAQTLFNNNEVEKVSMKKIAETAQIGTGTLYRHFSDKSEICHALLEHHIEAMFEKIEQQKQRVSDQQEVLRFIFLTLIQLMEDHVDLLKEIERKDKQNRVMMQTPFYLKLKDEAVACITQLNIVSDPDFHADLLLNSFSADVFEYQHYVKKIPSEQFVDRVLKIFVRGVQS; this is translated from the coding sequence ATGGCCAAACGTAGTGACGCGATTAAAAATGAACAACTGATTATGAAAACCGCACAAACACTCTTTAACAATAATGAAGTCGAAAAGGTCAGCATGAAAAAAATAGCAGAAACAGCTCAAATTGGTACCGGCACACTTTATCGTCATTTTTCCGATAAATCCGAGATTTGTCATGCCTTACTTGAACATCACATTGAAGCGATGTTCGAAAAAATTGAGCAACAAAAGCAACGTGTTTCAGACCAACAAGAAGTACTTCGTTTTATTTTTTTAACGTTAATTCAACTGATGGAAGATCACGTCGACTTACTCAAAGAAATAGAACGCAAAGATAAGCAAAATCGTGTCATGATGCAAACACCTTTTTATTTAAAGCTGAAAGATGAAGCAGTGGCCTGTATCACACAATTAAACATTGTATCGGATCCTGATTTTCATGCCGATTTATTATTGAATTCATTTTCTGCAGATGTCTTTGAATATCAGCATTATGTTAAAAAGATTCCTTCAGAACAATTTGTTGACCGCGTCTTGAAAATTTTTGTTCGTGGTGTTCAGTCTTAA
- a CDS encoding multidrug effflux MFS transporter — protein sequence MKEKRISRIFILIMAGLSAFGPLSIDMYLPALPEVKSMLNTTTAHVQLTLTFFMVGLAVGNVVLGTLSDNTGRKKPLTTSLIVYILSSVAIALTPNITLLIIFRFIQGVSGGAGIVLARAIATDLYKGKALTQFLAMLMLVNGAAPVLAPMFGGAILSFGDFRILFWILAILALLMLLGAHFKIDETLPPELRRQGNFKSVIADFKLLLTRRSFVVPMLIQGFTFAMFFGYLAASPFIMQNIYHLTAQQYSYIFALTGIGLIGTAQLTGRLVEHINQHTLFRIYSMIQLIGTGIAIVALLNHLSLWILLPAFLLIVAPVAGIGTLGFAIAMEGQQKGIGSASSLVGLMQYFIGAIATPLVGLQGEHSFIPYIIVITITMSLIVIFQLYQFFIVERKYTPSQS from the coding sequence ATGAAAGAAAAACGTATATCACGTATATTCATCTTAATTATGGCCGGACTATCTGCATTTGGTCCGCTTTCAATTGATATGTATTTACCTGCATTACCTGAAGTCAAATCGATGTTGAATACCACTACGGCCCATGTACAACTCACACTCACATTTTTTATGGTAGGCCTTGCAGTAGGAAATGTTGTACTGGGGACACTTTCGGATAATACAGGACGTAAAAAACCTTTAACAACTAGCTTAATCGTTTATATTTTATCTTCAGTAGCAATCGCACTTACACCTAACATTACACTGCTTATCATTTTCCGATTTATTCAAGGTGTCTCTGGAGGTGCGGGTATCGTTTTAGCAAGGGCAATTGCGACAGATTTATATAAAGGAAAAGCACTCACACAATTTTTAGCTATGCTCATGCTTGTCAATGGTGCTGCACCTGTTTTAGCGCCTATGTTTGGTGGCGCAATCTTGAGCTTTGGTGATTTTAGAATACTTTTTTGGATACTTGCTATTTTGGCATTACTGATGCTGCTAGGTGCCCACTTCAAAATTGATGAAACGCTACCGCCCGAGCTACGTCGTCAAGGTAACTTCAAAAGTGTCATAGCTGACTTTAAATTGCTGTTAACGCGCCGTTCATTTGTTGTTCCGATGTTAATTCAAGGGTTTACTTTTGCCATGTTTTTCGGTTATTTAGCTGCTTCTCCATTTATTATGCAAAATATTTATCATCTCACTGCCCAACAATATAGCTATATTTTTGCTTTGACAGGTATTGGGTTAATTGGGACAGCACAATTAACAGGCCGATTAGTCGAGCATATCAATCAGCACACACTGTTTCGCATTTATTCAATGATTCAATTAATTGGAACTGGTATTGCAATTGTTGCACTTCTTAATCATCTTAGCCTATGGATTTTGTTGCCAGCATTCTTACTTATAGTTGCCCCTGTGGCAGGTATTGGAACTTTAGGCTTTGCAATTGCGATGGAAGGTCAACAAAAAGGCATTGGGAGTGCATCAAGTTTGGTTGGACTCATGCAATATTTTATCGGCGCGATTGCCACACCGCTTGTTGGCTTACAAGGCGAACATAGCTTTATCCCTTATATCATTGTTATCACAATTACAATGAGCTTAATCGTCATCTTTCAGCTTTATCAGTTTTTTATTGTGGAAAGAAAATACACACCATCTCAATCATAA
- a CDS encoding NAD(P)-dependent oxidoreductase, with product MKVGIIGATGKSGRLITDEALKRGLDVTAIVRDASKLEQSEVKVLEKDIFDLTTKDLSVFDVVVNAFGTPIGQTQPHIDAGCVLIEALSGTETRLVVLGGAGSLYVDTSRKQNGFSAGTVPDFAYEIAIGQAKNLEDLQATSNLNWTFVSPSAFYDPEGPRTGRYRIGGDVMLYNSDGESYLSYPDMALAIVDEVESGDHNRQQMTVVSEKHI from the coding sequence ATGAAGGTCGGAATTATCGGTGCAACAGGCAAGTCAGGTCGTTTGATTACAGATGAAGCGCTAAAAAGAGGATTAGATGTCACGGCAATCGTTAGAGATGCATCTAAATTAGAGCAATCTGAAGTAAAAGTATTGGAGAAAGATATTTTTGATTTGACGACTAAGGATTTATCCGTGTTTGATGTTGTGGTCAATGCGTTTGGCACGCCGATTGGACAAACACAGCCGCATATTGATGCAGGATGTGTACTCATTGAAGCTTTGAGTGGAACAGAAACACGTTTAGTCGTATTAGGGGGTGCAGGCAGTTTATATGTGGATACCTCACGTAAGCAAAATGGCTTTTCAGCAGGCACTGTTCCAGATTTTGCATATGAAATCGCGATAGGACAAGCTAAAAATTTAGAGGATTTACAAGCAACTTCGAATTTAAATTGGACATTTGTGAGCCCATCAGCATTTTATGATCCAGAAGGGCCACGTACAGGTCGATATCGTATCGGTGGAGATGTCATGTTATATAATTCAGATGGCGAAAGTTATTTAAGCTATCCTGATATGGCACTTGCAATTGTCGATGAAGTTGAAAGTGGCGATCACAATCGACAACAAATGACTGTCGTTAGCGAAAAGCATATTTAG
- a CDS encoding FMN-dependent NADH-azoreductase — protein MTQLLYITAHPLNELVSSSMAAGKAFKEAYEQAHPEDEVVHIDLFKEDIPQIDADVFSGWGKLQNGEQLTEDESRKVNRLNEIVETFINADKYVFVSPMWNLSIPPVLKAYLDAVSVAGKTFKYTSEGPVGLLTDKKALHIQARGGYYSEGPGAELELGDRYVRTMMGFYGVPSYETVIIEGHNAEPERSEEIKNAAIQKAQEVAKTF, from the coding sequence ATGACTCAATTACTTTACATTACAGCACATCCATTAAATGAACTTGTATCATCATCTATGGCAGCAGGGAAAGCATTCAAAGAAGCTTACGAACAAGCACACCCTGAAGATGAAGTAGTACACATCGACTTGTTTAAAGAAGATATTCCTCAAATTGATGCAGATGTTTTCTCTGGTTGGGGTAAATTACAAAATGGCGAACAATTAACTGAAGACGAAAGTCGTAAAGTAAATCGCTTAAATGAAATTGTAGAAACATTTATCAACGCAGATAAATATGTTTTTGTTTCTCCAATGTGGAATTTATCTATTCCTCCTGTACTTAAAGCATATTTAGATGCCGTTTCTGTTGCTGGTAAAACATTTAAATACACTTCAGAAGGTCCAGTAGGCTTATTAACTGACAAAAAAGCGTTGCACATTCAAGCACGTGGCGGCTACTATTCTGAAGGTCCTGGTGCAGAATTAGAACTTGGTGACCGATATGTAAGAACAATGATGGGCTTCTATGGCGTGCCTTCTTATGAAACAGTAATCATCGAAGGTCACAACGCTGAACCAGAACGTAGCGAAGAAATCAAAAACGCTGCAATCCAAAAAGCACAAGAAGTTGCTAAAACATTCTAA